The genome window GCGAATTCCTTTCTTCTATGAGCCATGAATTGCGGACTCCCCTGAATGCCATTCTTGGATTTAGTCAGGTGATGGTGCGCGATTCATCTCTCAACAATCAACACCAGCAGCACCTAGAAATTATTAATCGCGCGGGCGAGCACTTGCTTGCCCTAATTAATGATATTTTGGAAATGTCCAAAATTGAAGCGGGCAGAAGTCAGCTTAATGAAAGCAGTTTTAATTTAATGCGCTTGCTAAAAACCTTAGAAGAAATGTTTCGATTAAAAGCTAAATCTAAGAAATTGCAGCTAAATTTGGAAGTGGGTCAGGGTGTACCGCAGTTTGTTAGTGGAGATGAAGGTAAATTGCGCCAAATTTTGATTAATCTTGTAGGAAATGCGATCAAGTTTACAGAGAGGGGTAGCGTTACTTTGCGAGTGAAAAAGAAGGTAGAAGAAAGTTTGGGGGCTGAAACCGCAGAGTTGTCAGACACACAAGAAAGCTTGGCGGTTGAAACCGCAGCTATACAAACAAAACCCGCCTACGCGGGTTCTAATCAGTCCGCGCAGGCGGACTTTGATTGTGTAGACGCGAATTCTATTCGACCGGTATTTTTACAAAAGTCGGAATTATTACGCCTTCAGTTTGAAATTGAAGATACTGGCCTTGGCATTGCCCCTGAAGAGATAAATAAGTTATTTGAACCCTTTGAGCAAACAAAAACAGGTCAAAAGTCTCAACAGGGGACTGGATTAGGTTTACCAATTAGCCACAAATTTGTACAAATGATGGGAGGAGATATTACTGTCAGCAGTAAACATGAGTTGGGAAGTAAGTTTGCATTTGATATTCAAATCAGCCTTGCCACTCCCAGCGAAATTAAAAATTTTAAATTGACAAAAAAAGTAATTGGTTTAGCACCTAATCAACCAGAATACCGGATTTTGGTTGTTGACGATCGCGCCGATAACGGCCTAGTCATAGACAGATTATTGTCACCACTAGGCATCGTCGTGCGATCGGCTAGAGATGGTCAAGAAGCTATTGCTATCTGGGAGGATTGGCAACCGCACCTGATCTGGATGGATATGCAAATGCCTGTCATGGATGGCTATGAAGCCACCAGACAAATTAAAGCTCATCCTCTCGGAAAACAAACTGTAATAGTTGCTCTTACTGCTAGCGTTTTTGAAGAGGAACGACAAACTATTTTAGGAGCAGGCTGCGATGATTTCATGCGTAAACCCTTCGAGGCAAAGATATTATTTGCGAAAATGGAAGAACTTTTAGGAGTGCGTTACATTTACGAGGAATCTGTTGAGGCACCACTTGAAAATGAAAGCGAAATTAGCGGAGTGACCAGCAATCAATCTGTAGAATCACAAATCGGCCAAATGCCTCTTGAGTGGGTAGAAAAGATATCTCATGCTGCTCATGAATGTTGCGACGATAAAATTGTCAAGTTGATTGAGGAATTGCCTAGAGAATTTGCTTTAGCTGCAGAATTCTTAACTACTTTAGTGGAGGATTTCCTGTTTGACGATATTATAGATATAGCGCGCTCGGCAGTTGCGAGGAGGTAAAAATACCAGTTTTCACCTAATCTAAACTTAGGAGATTTTTATATTTAAAAAATACCTAACATTAAGCCCCAAGAGCGTCTCCTTGCCATCTCTTTTTAGGAGAGCAAATCTGAATTTATATTGTGGCGTTTTTTGACGTACACTTCTTAAGTGTTAATATCTTTTATCTTGACAAACTACCGTGAGCGAGTGCATGGACAGCTATCAATATCCTACAATTCAACCCAACATTTTAGTAGTTGATGATAAGCCCGATAATGTGCGGCTTTTATCTACAATCTTGACCGAACGAGGGTATCAGGTTCGTAAAGCGCTGAACGGGCAAAGGGCGATCGCTACAGTGCAAGAGTTTCCGCCGACTCTAATTTTGCTGGACGTGATGATGCCAGACATGAATGGATATGAGGTATGTGCAAAGTTGAAAGCTTCACCAAAAACCAGTTCCATTCCCGTGATTTTCTTAAGCGCCTTAGATGACGTTATAGATAAGGTGAAAGCTTTTGAGGTAGGAGGAGTTGACTATATTACTAAACCTTTTCAAGGTAAAGAAGTATTGGCACGAGTGGCAAATCAGTTAACTATTCAAAGTCAACAACACTTACTTCAAGAGCAAACGAAGCAATTCCAAGAACTTGTCGAACGTTTGCAAAACGAAATTAAAGAGCGGCAGGGGGTGGAGCTAGCTTTACGACTTGCTCAAACAAAGTCGGATCATTTGTTGCTGAATATTTTACCAGCAGCGATTGTTGAAAATTTGAAAAAGGGCGAGGGTTCTCTTGCCCAGAGGTTTGATTCAGCAACAGTTCTTTTTGCCGATATAGTCGATTTTACGTCTATTGCTGCTAGAATGTTACCTCTAGAATTGGTAAATTTACTGAACCAGATTTTTTCAATGTTTGACCAACTAACTGAAAAACACGGTTTGGAAAAAATTAAAACAATTGGAGATGCTTATATGGTAGCGGGGGGGTTGCCTGTGCCGAGGGCAGATCATGTAGAAGCGATCGCAAATATGGCCTTGGATATGCAGGAAGCGATCGCTGATTTTCAAACTGACAGAGGCGAACCATTTCAAATTCGGATTGGCATTCATACAGGGCCCGTAGTTGCCGGCGTAATTGGCACTAAAAAATTTATCTACGACTTGTGGGGAGATACTGTTAATGTTGCTTCTCGGATGGAATGTCAAGGATTACCGGGATATATTCAAGTTACTACTGATATTTACGAACTGTTAAAAGATCGGTATTTATTTGAGGAAAGAGGTACGATCGCGATTAAAGGAAAAGGAGAGATGATTGCCTATTGGCTAAAAGCTAAAAAAGATGATTCGGCGGTTGAAACCGATGCTTGTCAAACGAAGTCCGCTCCTAGCGAACTAAGAGAGTACCCAAATACCCGAATTATTTAAGAAGTCGGGCATCTCACCTAGGATCTAGGGATGAACGTCGAGCTAATCCTTAAAAAATGAAAATAATTTGCAGTTTCCAATTTGTATTTTCCCGGATGATTTCAATGCGATCGATAAATTCTCGAAAGTAAAACCTGCGTTCTGATTCTGATAAATCGAGCCAAAATTGCGGCAGGGAAACTGTTTGGGCAGTTTCTCGCAAATTTACTGGGGGCAGTTGCGCTAATTTGCTTTGCAGTTCGGCAATTTCGGTGCGGATTTTGTAGGCTCTAAACTCTGCCGTTTCGGTGTCTAATATGCCGCTGTCAATCAGGGCGGAAAGTTGCTGTATGATTTCTTGTTTGGAAGCGATCGCCCCGACAATTCCTGCTTTAATTCCATTCATATTCGGCATTTGCAACCCAGCAACAGCATCGGGTAAATCCCGACAAATACCGGCGATGGTTAATTGCAATACTTCATCGTAGGAAAGGCCGCTACATTTAGGCTGTTTTGGACAGTTAATCGGTCGCAAATAAAGGTATTCTTTTTCTTTGCGGTAGGAGGTGACTTTGGCAACTGTCATGGGCGATTTGCATTCTGCACAAGTTGCTAAACCTGCAAGGGAACGCGGGGCGCTAGCGCTGCGAGGAGAAAGGCAGCGGTTGCGGCGCAGCAACCTGTCTATTTGGGCGGCTTCTTCTCTGGAAATAATCGGGACGTGGGTGTTAGAAATTACTTGGCTGTTTTGATATTCCAAATCGCCTCGGTAGGCGGGATTTGTCAGCCAGCGGCGGCCGGTACTTACAGAGATTTTTTTGTTGTATTTCTTGGCTAGATACCGCACGGAACCTCGCAATGAACCGTAGATTAAAAAGTGTTCAAAAAAGTCTTTGACGGTGGGGGCGGTGGTTTTATCGATCGTATAACAATCTTTGCCGCGCCGGTAGCCGTAAGGAGCCTTACCCGGTGGAATCCGGGATTTGATGCGGTTGCGCGCGTGCCCTTTGCGAATACTCCTGCTGTGTTGGCTGCGCTGGATTTCTGCGAGGATGAGCAGCAAATTTTTGCGGTTTCGCGGTTCTGTTTCTGCTTGTACGATGATTTCGACGCCGAGGTTTTCGAGTTGGGCGAGGTGCGAACACACTTGCTGCAATGTGTCGCCTAGTTCTTCAAATCGCTGAATTAATAAGTATTTGACTGGTTCTGTTTGGCAGTCTTTGAGGAGTTGCTGAAGTTGCTGCCGCCCTCCTAAGTCTTGATAGGTGCGATCGACTTCTTGACCCCAAATTTCCGGTGCGGGTGCTGCTTCGAGTAGCGGTTCGGTGTAAGAATAAGCGATGATTTTCATCTGTTACTCGCTGAGTTCGATGATGTTGCCGTCGGGATCTTGGGTAAATAATGCCGATCGACCTGACGCGCTCATTTGAAACGGGCAATTGTGAGCGATTAACTGCTGTTTGGCTGCCTCTAAGTTAGCAACAGAAAATGCTAGATGTCGGTTGCGTCCCCATTTGGCATGGTCTACGGCATCTGGGATAATTGTTGCACCTAAAATTAGGTGGAGCTGGAAGTCGCCGATTTGATACCAGATTCCGGGAAATTTTAAGTCTCGATCGATTTTTTGCAGTCTTAGTACGGTGCTGTAAAAGTGTTGGGATTGTTCCAGGTTGGAGATGAGGATGGCGCTGTGGAGGGATTGAGTAATTTGCATTTTTGTTAGGATTTATTGTTTTATTTTAACCGCTGATGCAGGCATATGAGCGCTGATGAACGCAGATTGGTTGATGTTTGTTTAGTTTTTGATATGATAACATTGTCCGTCGCTATTAAATACATTCAAAACTGTTCTGAGTAAGTCGCGCTCGCATATTTTAGGATCGATTGTATTGTCTCTTTTTCTGAGTATGCTGTAAACTGCCCGCTGGGAGTGTTTTTAACAATGGTTTCAGAAAAAAGTGCGATCGTCTCCAGAGCGGGCAAATTCCGCCTCCGCAATGTCTTGGTAGTTCCCTTTGTTCTCCAAATTTTGGCTGCTGTTGGCTGCGTTGGCTATCTCTCTTACAGAAACGGAGAGCAGATAGTCAACGATATTGTTAGTCAGTTGCGCCAGGAAGTGAGTGCGAGAGTTTACGAACGTGTTCAAACCTATTTGGAAGCTCCGCCACTGGTGAATCAGATCAATCAGGATGCTGTACCTTTGGGGGTGTTGAACTTTGACGATTTGGAGCAAGCTAGACCATATTTTTGGAAACAAGTTCTGCAATTTAAATCGATCGGTCACGCGGGAATTGCCAACGAAAAAGGTCAGTACCTGCGTGTGGGTTGGGTCAATCGGCTGGTTGGACTTGAACAACCTCAGCTTGCCCAGCAACTGATTCCGGGGGGTGGCGACTTGATATATTACAACCTTGACGATAATGGAAACCCGACAACAATCGAGAAAACCACCCCCAATTATGATGTTCGCACGCGCCCTTTTTACAGAGTAGCTGTTGAGAAGAAACAGGCAGGTTGGAGTGAAGTTTATATTAATTTTGGCTACGGTACGCTGCAAATTAATGCGAGTCTACCCTATTATGATGCCGAAGGGAAACTAATAGGCGTGCTGACTTGCCAGATGGGACTCGATCAAATTCGCCACTTCCTGCAAACCTTACGTGTGGGCAATTCCGGTCAAGTATTTATCATTGAACCCCAGGGTGAGTTAATAGCCACTTCGGTTAAAGAACAGCCTCTTTCGGTGGGAACAGGCAAAGATACAAAGCGGCTCAAAGCACAGGAAAGCAGCAACCCACTGATGCGTCAAAGTGTGATTTATCTGCTCGATCGCTTCAAGCGTTTGGAAGACATCCATCAAACTGTTCAACTTGACTTTAAGCTAAACGGTGAGCGGCAATTTATCCAAGTTTCTCCGCTAACTGACAAGTACGGTCTCAATTGGCTGAGTGTAGTAGTAATTCCGGAAGCGGACTTTATGGCGCAAATTTATGCTAACACTCGCCAGACCATTTTGCTGTGTATGGTGGCTGTCATTGTCTCTGTTGGAGTGGGTATTTTCACCGCTAGCTGGATTACTCGCCCCCTAAACCAAATTGCTCGAGCTTCAGAATATCTAGCAGGTGGTGCGCTCAACCAGAACGTTGCTTCCAGTCGGATTTGGGAAATTGAAACCTTAACAAATTCCTTTAACAGCATGGCGAGACAACAGCAAGAATCCTTTGAAACTCTAGAAGATAAAGTCAAAGAACGCACCTCTGAACTCGCCACAGCCACTAAACAAATTGCTGCTCTCAACCAGCTCCTGAAAGCGGAAAACCTCCGCATGAGCTCCGAACTCGATATGCTCAAACAAATGCAGCAGTTGATTCTGCCAAAACCTGCTGAACTCGCAGCCATTGAAGATTTAGATATTGCCGGATTTATGGAGCCAGCCTCGGAAGTAGGCGGTGATTACTACGACGTACTTTGTACTAACGGGGTTGTCACTATTTGCATTGGTGATGTCACCGGACACGGATTAGAAAGCGGCATTTTGATGGTGATGACTCAAGCTGCTGTCCGCACTCTTCAGGAAATGCAAGAATCCGACTCTGTGCGTTTTTTAGATACGCTTAACCGCACTATTTATAAAAATATCCAGCGCATGAACTCCGACAAAAATATGACACTAGCTTTGCTCAACTATGCGGAACGCAAAATTAGTATCAGCGGTCAACACGAGGAAACTATCGTAGTCAGAAGAGGCGGTAAAATTGAGCGGATTAACATGATGGATTTAGGATTTCCGCTCGGCTTAGATGAGGATATTTCCGATTGGATCAGCCATGTTTTAGTAGACTTAGAACCGGGGGACGGGGTGGTGCTTTATACTGACGGCATCCCGGAAGCTAGAAATATACACAAAAAATTCTACGGTATCGAAAGACTCTGTGAAGTGGTTTCTCAAAACTGGCATTTGAGCGCCGAACAAATCAAGGAAGCTACCATCGCTGATTTGCGAAAATTTATTGGAGAACAAAAGGTATTTGATGACATTACTTTGCTAGTATTAAAGCAACAGGGAAATATTGTGCATAATTTATGATTGACGGTCGTCCACCCGCTTTCTACGAAGGGTCTTGGATTTAGTGACCAAGCATCGAAGCCGAAACAGGATTCCGGTTCCACGCCTGTAAGTTATAATTTACAGCGAGGAAGTCAAACAATTTTGCGCTTCCAGATTCGGAAGTATAAATTATGAAACCACAAATAAATGTAGCACGCTCTAAATCTCCCGAAGAACTCCATACCCAGCTACAGGAGTTGAGCCAAAAACTTGAGGAAGTAGAGGATGAAAAAAATAGCTATGAAACCTTAGTAGATATTATCACGCAACACTCCACGGATCTGGAAAATCAGATCCGTCATAAAAATCGAGAGATGCAGACTTACATCGAGCAGGTAAAAAAGGTTATAGATGCAGCTATTGCTGTAAAAAACAATAGCTTTCAACCCCAGATATTGTCAGATGTGGCAGCGCGCAGTGATGCACTGGGAGAACTGGCACAGGTATTTTCTCATATGGTGCAAACGGTGAAAGCGCGGGAACAAGAATTAGAGAAACTTTTGCAGGCTTACGGACGTTTCGTTCCCGATGAATTTCTCCAATTTCTCGGCAAGCAGAGCATAGTTGATTTCCAGCTTGGAGATCACGTGAGCAAAGAGATGGCAATTATGTTTTCCGATATGCGCTCGTTCACCACGATGGCGGAGCAAATGACTCCTCAAGAAAACTTTGACTTCATCAATAACTATTTACAGCAAATTAGTCCCGAAATTCGCAAGCACAACGGTTTTATTGTCAAGTATATTGGAGATGGAGTCATGGCAGTTTTTCCTGATGGCGTTGATGATGCTATTCAGGCAGGAATTGTGAAATTGGAGCAGTTGCAGAAATACAATCAAAGCCGTAAAATAAATGGGGATATACCGCTGAAGATTGGGATTGGTATCCATGTGGGTGATACGATGGTTGGGATTATTGGAGATGTGAATCGGATGCAAGCAGATGCGCTCTCAGATCATGTCAATCTCACCGCTCGTCTGGAAGGTTTGACTAAGTATTATGGCGTATCTTTATTAATTTCTGGAGATGCGGTACAACGTTTGAGTCAACCCGAAAAGTATCATATCCGTTTTTTGGATCGGGCTATTGTCAAAGGTAGACAAGAAGCTATTACAGTTTGTGAGGTGTTAGATGTTGAAGTAGAACCAGTGCGATCGCTCAAAATTAAAACTTTACCTATATTTGAGGAGGGACTCCAAGAATATTCTCAGGGAAATTTTGCTAAGGCTATAGTTTGTTTTGAACAGATAGTAGCCCTAAATCCAGATGACAAGCCCAGTCAACTTTACCTAAAACGCATCCAATCGCTGTTAAAAAATAGTATTCCTGCTAACTGGAATGGCGTGTGGAAATTCACCCAGAAGTGACATTAATACATCAAGTGGAGGGAGAAAAATTATGACATCTGGAAGCTTAAAAACAATGACACAAATCTTTGGAGAATTCATTGAAGAATTTCCTCCTGAACACGACTCCCTAGAACTTACATTTACCCCCAGTTCTCGCCCCATCAAACAGCGCTGGCGCAACAACAGGCTTTCAGCTCATTTTGTAGCCGATTATTTGTCTAGCTTTCTACCGGTGGATGAGGAAGATGCTAGGAGCGAGAAACGGATAAAAGAAAGCAAGGGAGCGGTGAGCTACGTAGCCAACGAACTGTTAGAAAATGCGATAAAATTTAATAACGATGATACTCATTACAAGGTCAGATTTGGCATACATTTTCTTGGTGAAATAGAGGTGACTGCGGTAATTTTTGCCAGTAATAGTGTCAATTCACAAGGGGCAAATAAGTTGAAGGAGTTTATTGAAGAAATTCTGGATTCCGATCCAAATGAACTTTATTTGCAGCAGGTTGAAAAGAATGCGGAATCTGAAAGCGATACCTCGGGATTGGGATTGCTGACGATGATTAATGACTATTCAGCTAAGATAGGTTGGAAATTCGATCGCAGGCCAGATAGTGATACCATCATTGTTACGACTGTGGTTCAAATTAGGGTCTAGTTTCTAGCATTTCAATATTTACTCTCTTGTGCGATCGCAATATTTTAGTCAGGAAACACAATCACAATGGGCATTCAAGAAATTAAAGGTGAAGATTACAGCATTCAGTACGATGCAGAATCAGTCACAGTCACTTTCCAAGGCGAACTCAGCCTGAGCGGCCCTGCAGAGTATGCACCAATAGCCGAATTGTTAGATGAGGTCGCCAATGGCGAACCGCCTACTATTACCTTGAACCTAAAACAATTGGAATTTGTTAACAGTTCCGGTATCAGTATGCTGTCTAAATTTGTCATTAGCGTCCGAAAAAAGAAAACGATTCAACTTTTGGTATTGGGTTCAAATGATATTCCTTGGCAACAGAAATCTCTCAGAAATTTAGAAAAGCTGTTGCCAACTTTGAAGCTCGAATTAGGGTAGCATATGTGTCAATTTTAACTACAGTTAACACAGGCGGGACGCCCGTGCCACACACAGTTAACACAGGCGGGACGCCCGTGCCACAGTTAACACAGGCGGGACGCC of Oscillatoria nigro-viridis PCC 7112 contains these proteins:
- a CDS encoding SpoIIE family protein phosphatase, with the translated sequence MVSEKSAIVSRAGKFRLRNVLVVPFVLQILAAVGCVGYLSYRNGEQIVNDIVSQLRQEVSARVYERVQTYLEAPPLVNQINQDAVPLGVLNFDDLEQARPYFWKQVLQFKSIGHAGIANEKGQYLRVGWVNRLVGLEQPQLAQQLIPGGGDLIYYNLDDNGNPTTIEKTTPNYDVRTRPFYRVAVEKKQAGWSEVYINFGYGTLQINASLPYYDAEGKLIGVLTCQMGLDQIRHFLQTLRVGNSGQVFIIEPQGELIATSVKEQPLSVGTGKDTKRLKAQESSNPLMRQSVIYLLDRFKRLEDIHQTVQLDFKLNGERQFIQVSPLTDKYGLNWLSVVVIPEADFMAQIYANTRQTILLCMVAVIVSVGVGIFTASWITRPLNQIARASEYLAGGALNQNVASSRIWEIETLTNSFNSMARQQQESFETLEDKVKERTSELATATKQIAALNQLLKAENLRMSSELDMLKQMQQLILPKPAELAAIEDLDIAGFMEPASEVGGDYYDVLCTNGVVTICIGDVTGHGLESGILMVMTQAAVRTLQEMQESDSVRFLDTLNRTIYKNIQRMNSDKNMTLALLNYAERKISISGQHEETIVVRRGGKIERINMMDLGFPLGLDEDISDWISHVLVDLEPGDGVVLYTDGIPEARNIHKKFYGIERLCEVVSQNWHLSAEQIKEATIADLRKFIGEQKVFDDITLLVLKQQGNIVHNL
- a CDS encoding VOC family protein, which encodes MQITQSLHSAILISNLEQSQHFYSTVLRLQKIDRDLKFPGIWYQIGDFQLHLILGATIIPDAVDHAKWGRNRHLAFSVANLEAAKQQLIAHNCPFQMSASGRSALFTQDPDGNIIELSE
- a CDS encoding slr1659 superfamily regulator, which codes for MGIQEIKGEDYSIQYDAESVTVTFQGELSLSGPAEYAPIAELLDEVANGEPPTITLNLKQLEFVNSSGISMLSKFVISVRKKKTIQLLVLGSNDIPWQQKSLRNLEKLLPTLKLELG
- a CDS encoding adenylate/guanylate cyclase domain-containing protein, with protein sequence MDSYQYPTIQPNILVVDDKPDNVRLLSTILTERGYQVRKALNGQRAIATVQEFPPTLILLDVMMPDMNGYEVCAKLKASPKTSSIPVIFLSALDDVIDKVKAFEVGGVDYITKPFQGKEVLARVANQLTIQSQQHLLQEQTKQFQELVERLQNEIKERQGVELALRLAQTKSDHLLLNILPAAIVENLKKGEGSLAQRFDSATVLFADIVDFTSIAARMLPLELVNLLNQIFSMFDQLTEKHGLEKIKTIGDAYMVAGGLPVPRADHVEAIANMALDMQEAIADFQTDRGEPFQIRIGIHTGPVVAGVIGTKKFIYDLWGDTVNVASRMECQGLPGYIQVTTDIYELLKDRYLFEERGTIAIKGKGEMIAYWLKAKKDDSAVETDACQTKSAPSELREYPNTRII
- a CDS encoding DUF6272 family protein, yielding MTSGSLKTMTQIFGEFIEEFPPEHDSLELTFTPSSRPIKQRWRNNRLSAHFVADYLSSFLPVDEEDARSEKRIKESKGAVSYVANELLENAIKFNNDDTHYKVRFGIHFLGEIEVTAVIFASNSVNSQGANKLKEFIEEILDSDPNELYLQQVEKNAESESDTSGLGLLTMINDYSAKIGWKFDRRPDSDTIIVTTVVQIRV
- a CDS encoding recombinase family protein, with protein sequence MKIIAYSYTEPLLEAAPAPEIWGQEVDRTYQDLGGRQQLQQLLKDCQTEPVKYLLIQRFEELGDTLQQVCSHLAQLENLGVEIIVQAETEPRNRKNLLLILAEIQRSQHSRSIRKGHARNRIKSRIPPGKAPYGYRRGKDCYTIDKTTAPTVKDFFEHFLIYGSLRGSVRYLAKKYNKKISVSTGRRWLTNPAYRGDLEYQNSQVISNTHVPIISREEAAQIDRLLRRNRCLSPRSASAPRSLAGLATCAECKSPMTVAKVTSYRKEKEYLYLRPINCPKQPKCSGLSYDEVLQLTIAGICRDLPDAVAGLQMPNMNGIKAGIVGAIASKQEIIQQLSALIDSGILDTETAEFRAYKIRTEIAELQSKLAQLPPVNLRETAQTVSLPQFWLDLSESERRFYFREFIDRIEIIRENTNWKLQIIFIF
- a CDS encoding adenylate/guanylate cyclase domain-containing protein, with amino-acid sequence MKPQINVARSKSPEELHTQLQELSQKLEEVEDEKNSYETLVDIITQHSTDLENQIRHKNREMQTYIEQVKKVIDAAIAVKNNSFQPQILSDVAARSDALGELAQVFSHMVQTVKAREQELEKLLQAYGRFVPDEFLQFLGKQSIVDFQLGDHVSKEMAIMFSDMRSFTTMAEQMTPQENFDFINNYLQQISPEIRKHNGFIVKYIGDGVMAVFPDGVDDAIQAGIVKLEQLQKYNQSRKINGDIPLKIGIGIHVGDTMVGIIGDVNRMQADALSDHVNLTARLEGLTKYYGVSLLISGDAVQRLSQPEKYHIRFLDRAIVKGRQEAITVCEVLDVEVEPVRSLKIKTLPIFEEGLQEYSQGNFAKAIVCFEQIVALNPDDKPSQLYLKRIQSLLKNSIPANWNGVWKFTQK